GTAGCGTTCAAAAATGGAGCAGATTCACTTGTTTATGGTCATGTATTTCCAACGAGTTGTAAGAAAGATGTTCCGGCAAGAGGGTTGGAAGAGATTTCAGATATAGCAAGGCGATTAACGATACCGATTACAGCTATTGGAGGGATAACACCTAAAAATATAGGAGAGGTTCTTAGAGCTGGCGTGAGTGGTATTGCTGTTATGTCTGGGATTGTAAGTGATAGTAATCCGTATAAGCAGGCAAGGTTGTACAAGGAGACAATAAGAAAGTGGGCGAAAAATCATGAGTAAGAAGTATGATGTAGCCATTATTGGCGGCGGTGTGATTGGGAGTTCAGTTGCACATTTTCTAGCGGAAAGAGGATACCAAGTTGCAATTGTTGAGAAACAAAGGATTGCGTCTGAAGCTTCTAAAGCAGCGGCAGGTTTACTTGGTGTACAGGCGGAGTGGGATGCGTACGATCCACTATTTGAGCTTGCTAGAAAAAGCCGTGCAATATTTCCACAACTTGCAGCAGCTTTACGTGAAAAAACGGGTATTGATATTGGATATGAAGAAAAAGGTATATATCGTATAGCCCAAAATGAAGATGAGAAGACAAGAATACTAGATATTATGGACTGGCAACAGAAAACAGGTGAAGAATCATATTTTCTGACAGGAGATGAGCTTTATGAAAAAGAGCCATTCCTCTCTTCATCGATCATTGGGGCTGTATATTATCCAAAAGATGGTCATGTTATTGCACCGGAACTTACAAAGGCATTTGCACACTCTGCGGCCATTTCTGGTGCTGATATATATGAACAAACAGAAGTATTTGATATCAAAATAGAAGACAACCGAGTAGTAGGAATTGTTACGAATGAAGGTATGATTACATGTGAAAAGGTAGTAATTGCTGGTGGTTCGTGGAGTACAAAACTACTTCATCATTTTCATAGTGATTGGGGTACATATCCTGTAAAAGGAGAAGTTGTTGCCGTAAAGAGCTGTAAACCATTGCTGCAATCTCCTATTTTCCAAGAGCGGTTTTATATCGCGCCAAAACGTGGTGGACGCTATGTAATTGGAGCAACGATGAAGCCTCACACGTTTACTAAGTCTGTACAACCAGAAAGTATTACTTCGATATTAGAACGTGCTTATACAATCTT
This sequence is a window from Bacillus pseudomycoides DSM 12442. Protein-coding genes within it:
- the thiO gene encoding glycine oxidase ThiO; translation: MSKKYDVAIIGGGVIGSSVAHFLAERGYQVAIVEKQRIASEASKAAAGLLGVQAEWDAYDPLFELARKSRAIFPQLAAALREKTGIDIGYEEKGIYRIAQNEDEKTRILDIMDWQQKTGEESYFLTGDELYEKEPFLSSSIIGAVYYPKDGHVIAPELTKAFAHSAAISGADIYEQTEVFDIKIEDNRVVGIVTNEGMITCEKVVIAGGSWSTKLLHHFHSDWGTYPVKGEVVAVKSCKPLLQSPIFQERFYIAPKRGGRYVIGATMKPHTFTKSVQPESITSILERAYTILPALKEAEWESTWAGLRPQSNHEVPYMGAHEEIKGLYACTGHYRNGILLSPVSGQYMADLIEGKQGNYLLDSLVSKSIYPA